From a region of the Triticum aestivum cultivar Chinese Spring chromosome 7D, IWGSC CS RefSeq v2.1, whole genome shotgun sequence genome:
- the LOC123170064 gene encoding glucomannan 4-beta-mannosyltransferase 9-like, with product MRVVSMLTMARAAWLVLRYTVVVPLLQLAIYLCAAMSLMLFAERLYMGLVVTVLWLNRRYRNRNQRNKGDDNNLESDDADRPMVLVQIPMFNEKQVYRVSIGAACGLWWPADKLVIQVLDDSTDAGIRSLVEAECRRWAGKGVHIRYENRSNRSGYKAGALREGLKKQYVKECEFVAVLDADFQPNGDFLRHTVPVLQADPAVALVQARWRFVNADECILTRMQEMSLDYHFSVEQEVGSACHGFFSFNGTAGVWRVHALADAGGWKGRTTVEDMDLAVRASMRGWRFVYAGDVQVRSQLPSSFKAYRYQQHRWSCGPANLMRKMFWEIVANRQVSAWKKLHVLYAFFLVRKVVAHLVTFLLYCVVIPAYVLVGGQDVWLPQYVPMYVSAVLTLLNAACTPRSCHLLVFWIPFENVMSMHRSKATIIGLLEASRANEWVVTEKLGGSTTSTPAAATTTMAKKKKKKKSSSSFLAPEIVMGLFLLYCTLYDMVFGHDHLYAYLLMHSAAAFVIGFGYVGSQ from the exons ATGAGGGTTGTGAGCATGTTGACAATGGCTCGTGCGGCGTGGCTGGTGCTGCGGTACACGGTGGTGGTGCCCCTGCTGCAGCTGGCCATCTACCTCTGCGCCGCCATGTCCCTCATGCTCTTTGCCGAACGCCTCTACATGGGCCTCGTTGTGACCGTGCTCTGGCTCAACCGCCGATACCGTAACCGTAACCAAAGGAACAAGGGCGACGACAACAATCTGGAGAGCGATGACGCAGACCGACCCATGGTCCTGGTCCAGATCCCCATGTTCAACGAGAAGCAG GTGTACCGTGTTTCCATCGGCGCGGCTTGCGGCCTGTGGTGGCCGGCCGACAAGCTGGTGATCCAGGTGCTGGACGACTCCACGGACGCCGGCATCCGGTCCCTGGTGGAGGCCGAGTGCCGACGGTGGGCAGGCAAGGGGGTGCACATCCGGTACGAGAACCGCAGCAACCGGAGCGGCTACAAGGCGGGCGCCCTGCGGGAGGGCCTGAAGAAGCAGTACGTAAAAGAGTGCGAGTTCGTGGCCGTCTTGGACGCTGACTTCCAGCCGAACGGCGACTTCCTCCGGCACACTGTCCCCGTGCTCCAGGCGGACCCGGCCGTGGCGCTGGTGCAGGCGCGGTGGCGGTTCGTGAACGCGGACGAGTGCATCCTCACCCGCATGCAGGAGATGTCGCTGGACTACCACTTTTCAGTGGAGCAGGAGGTCGGGTCGGCCTGCCATGGCTTCTTCAGCTTCAACGGCACCGCCGGGGTGTGGCGGGTGCACGCCCTGGCCGACGCGGGGGGCTGGAAGGGCCGCACCACCGTGGAGGATATGGACCTGGCCGTCAGGGCGTCCATGCGGGGCTGGAGGTTCGTCTACGCCGGCGACGTGCAGGTGCGCAGCCAGCTACCCAGCAGCTTCAAGGCGTACCGTTACCAGCAGCACCGGTGGTCGTGTGGGCCGGCAAACCTCATGCGCAAGATGTTCTGGGAGATCGTCGCCAACAGGCAGGTGTCGGCGTGGAAGAAGCTCCACGTGCTCTACGCCTTCTTCTTGGTCAGGAAGGTGGTGGCGCATCTGGTGACCTTCCTGTTGTACTGCGTCGTCATCCCCGCCTACGTGCTCGTCGGCGGCCAGGACGTGTGGCTCCCACAGTACGTGCCCATGTACGTGTCGGCCGTCCTCACCCTGCTCAACGCCGCGTGCACCCCGAGGTCCTGCCACCTGCTCGTCTTCTGGATCCCCTTCGAGAACGTCATGTCCATGCACCGCTCCAAGGCCACCATCATCGGGCTCCTCGAGGCCAGCCGCGCAAACGAGTGGGTCGTCACCGAGAAGCTTGGCGGCTCCACGACCTCCACtcctgctgccgccaccaccaccatggccaagaagaagaagaagaagaagagcagcagcagcttcCTGGCGCCGGAGATCGTCATGGGGCTCTTCCTGCTCTACTGCACTCTCTACGACATGGTCTTCGGCCACGACCACTTGTATGCCTACCTCCTCATGcactccgccgccgccttcgtcatcGGATTCGGCTACGTCGGCTCCCAATGA